A region of Procambarus clarkii isolate CNS0578487 chromosome 22, FALCON_Pclarkii_2.0, whole genome shotgun sequence DNA encodes the following proteins:
- the Iyd gene encoding iodotyrosine deiodinase isoform X1, whose amino-acid sequence MTPDCMLECIRLVVRPQTMGLATKYLAPFLVANWLDVTLACLAFLLVKLLLSQPSRPVRTVHIVSRPEQLEDQAKKGRVNVTVSGGVGDRDKDLVASDTREPLWPEDLTHVHYKFTKVTPEESIEKSRAFYELMKQRRTIRVFSSDPVPREVVDNVIKAAGTAPSGAHTEPWTFVVVSDPEVKQQIRTIVETEEEINYTKRMGTEWVMDLRAMRTDWVKEYLTVAPWLILVFKQTYGLLPDGSKRTHYYHEISTALAGGILLSAIHSAGLATLTSTPLNCGPSLRTLLKRPINEKLLLLMPLGYPAPNTTIPNLSRKPLDKIMVVV is encoded by the exons ATGACACCAGATTGT ATGCTTGAGTGTATTAGACTGGTGGTCCGCCCCCAGACGATGGGCCTGGCCACGAAGTACTTGGCTCCTTTCCTGGTCGCCAACTGGCTGGACGTGaccctggcctgcctggccttCCTGCTGGTGAAGCTGTTGCTGAGTCAACCCTCCAGGCCCGTCAGGACGGTCCATATAGTCTCTCGTCCGGAGCAGCTGGAGGACCAGGCCAAGAAAGGGAGAGTCAACGTTACAG tgTCTGGCGGCGTGGGCGACAGGGACAAGGACCTAGTCGCTTCCGACACACGTGAACCACTGTGGCCAGAGGACCTAACTCACGTTCACTACAAATTCACAAA GGtgacgccggaggagagcatagaGAAGTCGAGGGCGTTCTACGAGCTGATGAAGCAGCGTCGTACTATCCGCGTCTTCAGCTCTGACCCCGTCCCTCGCGAGGTCGTCGACAACGTCATTAAAGCCGCAG GAACTGCCCCCTCCGGAGCGCACACGGAGCCGTGGACATTCGTGGTGGTGTCGGACCCCGAGGTGAAGCAGCAGATAAGAACCATCGTGGAAACTGAAGAAGAGATAAACTACACAAAGAGAATGG GTACGGAGTGGGTGATGGACCTGAGAGCCATGCGGACAGACTGGGTGAAGGAGTACCTGACGGTGGCTCCTTGGCTCATTCTGGTCTTCAAGCAGACCTATGGTCTCTTGCCAGATGGTAGCAAGAGAACCCATTACTATCACGAGATCTCGACTGCCCTGGCCGGCGGTATTCTCCTCAGTGCTATCCAC AGTGCAGGCTTGGCGACTCTCACCTCGACGCCCCTCAACTGCGGGCCGTCACTGAGGACACTGCTGAAGCGTCCCATCAACGAgaagctgctgctgttgatgccaCTCGGCTACCCcgcccccaacaccacaatcccCAACCTCTCCCGGAAGCCCCTAGACAagatcatggtggtggtgtag
- the Iyd gene encoding iodotyrosine deiodinase isoform X3: MGLATKYLAPFLVANWLDVTLACLAFLLVKLLLSQPSRPVRTVHIVSRPEQLEDQAKKGRVNVTVSGGVGDRDKDLVASDTREPLWPEDLTHVHYKFTKVTPEESIEKSRAFYELMKQRRTIRVFSSDPVPREVVDNVIKAAGTAPSGAHTEPWTFVVVSDPEVKQQIRTIVETEEEINYTKRMGTEWVMDLRAMRTDWVKEYLTVAPWLILVFKQTYGLLPDGSKRTHYYHEISTALAGGILLSAIHSAGLATLTSTPLNCGPSLRTLLKRPINEKLLLLMPLGYPAPNTTIPNLSRKPLDKIMVVV, translated from the exons ATGGGCCTGGCCACGAAGTACTTGGCTCCTTTCCTGGTCGCCAACTGGCTGGACGTGaccctggcctgcctggccttCCTGCTGGTGAAGCTGTTGCTGAGTCAACCCTCCAGGCCCGTCAGGACGGTCCATATAGTCTCTCGTCCGGAGCAGCTGGAGGACCAGGCCAAGAAAGGGAGAGTCAACGTTACAG tgTCTGGCGGCGTGGGCGACAGGGACAAGGACCTAGTCGCTTCCGACACACGTGAACCACTGTGGCCAGAGGACCTAACTCACGTTCACTACAAATTCACAAA GGtgacgccggaggagagcatagaGAAGTCGAGGGCGTTCTACGAGCTGATGAAGCAGCGTCGTACTATCCGCGTCTTCAGCTCTGACCCCGTCCCTCGCGAGGTCGTCGACAACGTCATTAAAGCCGCAG GAACTGCCCCCTCCGGAGCGCACACGGAGCCGTGGACATTCGTGGTGGTGTCGGACCCCGAGGTGAAGCAGCAGATAAGAACCATCGTGGAAACTGAAGAAGAGATAAACTACACAAAGAGAATGG GTACGGAGTGGGTGATGGACCTGAGAGCCATGCGGACAGACTGGGTGAAGGAGTACCTGACGGTGGCTCCTTGGCTCATTCTGGTCTTCAAGCAGACCTATGGTCTCTTGCCAGATGGTAGCAAGAGAACCCATTACTATCACGAGATCTCGACTGCCCTGGCCGGCGGTATTCTCCTCAGTGCTATCCAC AGTGCAGGCTTGGCGACTCTCACCTCGACGCCCCTCAACTGCGGGCCGTCACTGAGGACACTGCTGAAGCGTCCCATCAACGAgaagctgctgctgttgatgccaCTCGGCTACCCcgcccccaacaccacaatcccCAACCTCTCCCGGAAGCCCCTAGACAagatcatggtggtggtgtag
- the Iyd gene encoding iodotyrosine deiodinase isoform X2 yields MTPDCTMGLATKYLAPFLVANWLDVTLACLAFLLVKLLLSQPSRPVRTVHIVSRPEQLEDQAKKGRVNVTVSGGVGDRDKDLVASDTREPLWPEDLTHVHYKFTKVTPEESIEKSRAFYELMKQRRTIRVFSSDPVPREVVDNVIKAAGTAPSGAHTEPWTFVVVSDPEVKQQIRTIVETEEEINYTKRMGTEWVMDLRAMRTDWVKEYLTVAPWLILVFKQTYGLLPDGSKRTHYYHEISTALAGGILLSAIHSAGLATLTSTPLNCGPSLRTLLKRPINEKLLLLMPLGYPAPNTTIPNLSRKPLDKIMVVV; encoded by the exons ATGACACCAGATTGT ACGATGGGCCTGGCCACGAAGTACTTGGCTCCTTTCCTGGTCGCCAACTGGCTGGACGTGaccctggcctgcctggccttCCTGCTGGTGAAGCTGTTGCTGAGTCAACCCTCCAGGCCCGTCAGGACGGTCCATATAGTCTCTCGTCCGGAGCAGCTGGAGGACCAGGCCAAGAAAGGGAGAGTCAACGTTACAG tgTCTGGCGGCGTGGGCGACAGGGACAAGGACCTAGTCGCTTCCGACACACGTGAACCACTGTGGCCAGAGGACCTAACTCACGTTCACTACAAATTCACAAA GGtgacgccggaggagagcatagaGAAGTCGAGGGCGTTCTACGAGCTGATGAAGCAGCGTCGTACTATCCGCGTCTTCAGCTCTGACCCCGTCCCTCGCGAGGTCGTCGACAACGTCATTAAAGCCGCAG GAACTGCCCCCTCCGGAGCGCACACGGAGCCGTGGACATTCGTGGTGGTGTCGGACCCCGAGGTGAAGCAGCAGATAAGAACCATCGTGGAAACTGAAGAAGAGATAAACTACACAAAGAGAATGG GTACGGAGTGGGTGATGGACCTGAGAGCCATGCGGACAGACTGGGTGAAGGAGTACCTGACGGTGGCTCCTTGGCTCATTCTGGTCTTCAAGCAGACCTATGGTCTCTTGCCAGATGGTAGCAAGAGAACCCATTACTATCACGAGATCTCGACTGCCCTGGCCGGCGGTATTCTCCTCAGTGCTATCCAC AGTGCAGGCTTGGCGACTCTCACCTCGACGCCCCTCAACTGCGGGCCGTCACTGAGGACACTGCTGAAGCGTCCCATCAACGAgaagctgctgctgttgatgccaCTCGGCTACCCcgcccccaacaccacaatcccCAACCTCTCCCGGAAGCCCCTAGACAagatcatggtggtggtgtag